The Lactuca sativa cultivar Salinas chromosome 2, Lsat_Salinas_v11, whole genome shotgun sequence genome includes the window TAAACCCTAGAGTTTGGGCTTTAACCCCTATTTAAGCAACATGTTGGCTAGGGTTTCACTTTATTTTCAGCCTCCCTTTTCCCAAAAGCTAACCCTAGCCTCTCTATGGGTTTTTTGTGAGAATCTTGTCATTTTGGTGTATTTTGGTGGAAGGATCAAGATGTTGAGGTGATATACGTTAGATCCAGTGAATGTACAACTTCATCTTCATTTCTCGACCTTAGTAAGCACTCAAGACTCTACATTTATATTTCATTTCCTTTGGATCTACAAAATAAGCAAGTTTCCTAGTGTTATGTAACTCTTGAAAGATTGGAATTGATAAAGCTAGCAACTTCATCATTCTATGAGGTCTCTAATGCGTCATGTTTCAGATCTGAAGTAAATCACTTTTTTGATACCATGCATGGGATTTTGATTCCATTTTCTCCTTTATGACCTAATGTTGGGGGAGGACATGTATTGGACACGCATGTCCATAAATTTAGGATTTTTATGAATCGCTTGGATGCAAATAAGCCTTCTAGAAAGTTAGAACAATTTTCTTAATGCATTAAGGGCTTAATAGAGTTTTGGATTTGGCAGTGTTTCCATGACATGGTCAAGTGCTGACCACAACGTGGTGGTCTAATCCATCATGATCTATTTGAGCCATACCATGACATGGTCAAGGTTCTGGTCACGGCGTGGTGGTCTCGAGATTTGACTTCAACCCGATcattgactttttgactagtttgactttttggttaaactttgatacaattgaGTGTTTAGCTAAGGACTAGTTCTAGTTTGGCTTTAGGTAGCTTGATTTAGTTGTTTATGTTGTTGAGGTTGTTGTTGAGCATATGATATTTAGTTTAGGCAAGTTGTCTCACCATGTTACCTATATCATATGTTATATGTGAGCTATTGATAgctcagggttgctgataacccaatTTTCTATATGTGAGTTGCTGATAGCTtgaggttgttgataacccaatTTGATGTATATGATTTGTTGACAGttggggttgctgataacccaaaATGTTGTATTTGAGTTAATGATAACTCAGGGCTACTGATAGTTCATAGGGTCATAAAATAACCCAtagtttttatatatgttttgttgtgatgtgttgtatgtgatactttgggaactcactaaactttgtactTACAATTATGgattaaatgttttcaggtactttatCAATTTGTGGGGATGCGAAGGCGTGACTGTTCACACACATCAACAATTGCTTTCATCGAATATTCTACGATACTTTCTTATAACTCTAATTTATGGAtttcaatttatgaaaaaaatGGTTTTTCTTTGAATGTAATGTTATGAAAATGAGTGTTTATgccatttttaaaaattaaaaacttattctaaaaattaggatgttacaattataAGTCTTACTTATTGGCCTAAGGCTTATCTTAGTGACATGTCTTACAATCTGACAATATATTTTGTCCCATACTTAAGCATGCCATCATTCATATCTTTCTTAACATTCTGGTCTCTCAGTACCAGCTTACACATTAGCTTAATGTCAAAATGTTTTTCTAAATAGAGATCTTACGGAAGATGTCTTCATGAAGATACAACCCAATTACGGTCATACCTTTTATCTGGATCACATTTGGTGGCTTTAAAAGGTTGTCTATAGCTTCGCCCATTGTGCTTGGTattaacattttgttttctaCCTCTCATCTCTAGGATTTGTTAGCAGCAAATATGATACCTCCCTCGTCACTTACATTTAGGCCTAAATACTAAATGTAAACTCCTTTAAGTCAATGATTATATTTATTGTCTCCTCTTTAACTCTCTCGTTGTTTGTCATCGCTAGGTTATCCATCAAATTTTCCATGATTAATCTTAGTTTTCTTTCTTTTGTGGACATTCTCTATCATTTTCAAATAACATTTTCTTGTGACATTCTCATACGTGCTAATATGTTCATGTGTAATCCATGTAGCACTCATGCTGACACTAAATGAAAACTATCACTTAAACTTGTTCTTGATCTGACTCTTTATCGTAGCCTCGTTGGGGCTCTCTAGTACCTTACTTTTATCCATCTTTATATAGCTTGTGCTTTCCATCAAGCCTACCTTTATATGTACGGCCCATAATAATCCTTATGCATGCGTTAAAACATATCATTATCTATCTTCAAAAATTCCCTCTCCCATAGTCTTTAACTTTTTTCGTGTATAGTGAACATATTAGTATTGTACACTAACACAAAATTAGCGAGATATTCATAAAGGTTATCACTCCATTTCAGGTTAATTTTATTTCTAAGTGATAATCTTGTCTCTTTTTCATCTAAACGATAACATGTTGTGTCTCATTCGAGTGTcgaagttttttttttgaaagaggagTGTCATTGAGTACCACATAATGGCTAATGTCATTGAGGCCGCTTGGCTTCACAACCTTCTTCTTGAACTCTATTGTCCCTTATCTCATGTTATTGTTGTCTTTTATTATAATGTATCATTTACCTTGATTCAAAATTATGTAAAAATATCGAAGCACAAAACATGTTGAAATAAATATACAGTCTGTAAGGAGCATGTTGCTCTCGGTTATATTTGTGTGCTACATGTTCCATCTTCCCACAAGTTTGATGACATCTTTACGAAGTTTTTACCCTCACATTTATTTTTTGTGCATCTTTAGTCATTATTTAAACTAGGGAAAATGACACAAATGCCCTACGAACTTTCTAGGGTTTACCTGTTGAGTCCCTAAAGTTTTTCTCGGGCTTTATAGTTCCCTAAACTAGGATATAACCTACCATTTTAGTCCCTGTCAGCCTGTAATAGCTGGTTCGGTGACTTTTCAGACCAAAAAAACTCACATTGTGCCCCTATAAAGCTAAAAAAATAAGTCTAGGGATCaatttgtacaaaaaaaaaactctCTTTTTTTCCAAAGCCGATTCACACTCAATTCATACCCTCCCAAGAAATCGACCGTTGCTCTTTTTTCCGTCTTCACGCTCGATCGTCACACACACTCACTGAAGATCACAACCATCTTCCCATTCTAATCGATTCTTGATCACAACCCCCTTCCATTATTTGCTTTGATCCGATTTCAGCTCTTCAAGGAATTGACCCCCTCCTTCCTTCTTCTCTGTTCAAAATCGCACAAGCTATCTCTCCTTCTCTCTCCGAGTTGCAAGTTTGATGGATGTGATGTTTAGAAGGATGTGTGAGTTTGATGAGATTCACAGAGAAAACGAGAGTTAATCTTTTTTTTCTTCAATCGAGTGTGAATCAGTTTTAGAAGAAAAATAGAGTTTTTTTGGTACAAATTGatctccaaaattattttttttaactttatagAGGCATAAGGTGAGTTTTTTTGGTTTGAAAGGTCATTAAACCGGCTATTACAGGTTGACAGAGACTAAAAGAGCAAGTCATATCTTAGTTTAGGGACTCATAAAACCCGACAAAAACTACTGGGACTCAACAGGTAAATCCTAAAAAGTCCGTATGACATTTGTGTTATTTTCCTTTTAAACTAATGCAACACACCACAATCCTTGTGGGGGTTATCATATTTTCTCTACAATGAACATTCACGAGTAAAGCTCCATTGTTTACTATATAATAAAGTTGTATTCAATGaatatatgatattttaaaatcaaaatGAAGCTTGATTAAGTTTTTTTATgttaaattaggcccaaaccatGCCAAAGTTTGGTTGTATTTGTGTGGTGCAAAACCAAAAATAGACGAACCTAATCCACCACTTTTGGATGTGGCGCTCCTTGTGCCAAACCCTACTCATTCACATCTTGTCTTTCTCAACACACTTGCTCGACTCCATGTTTCACACAACTTGGACAGTTAATCGTGCTAAATCAAGAAAGTTAGTCTATATGCTTTTTAGTTTAGCCTAATAAAACAAGTAAATTAGGCTTTTGGACACTAAAATAGCAACTCATCCATGTGTCCACACCATTTCAAGACTTTAGAATCGTGTAAAGTATAGATACTTGTCAACTATACATAAAAGTTTGgttaaaattgtttttgaaatcgacttttgtctttatttttaaatattgtaAGAAATGAAAAGATGCCGATTTTATGTATGACTCACTTTTTGGTGAATGAAATAGAAAGACAAGGCATGACATGCATTACATTATGGATTCAACACTCACCACTTACTCAAAGTATTCCACACTCACTACACCATTTCAAGTTTTCAACGACAAAAATATTATTAGGTATATTTGATAAGTAAATGAGttgtttaattaaataaaattgtATGTTTAATTCTTCACATTAATCAATTTTTAACAAACTATGATTATATCTGGAAAAATAAAATTGTAACTGTAAAAATGTTTCGGATTAACCTCAATATGGTAAGTATAGAGCTCTTCGTTTGCTTCTTGTTCAGTAATGGCAATCTACCAGAGCTTGGACGGAGAAGACAAGAGGTTGTTTTGGAGAATTTGCAGTGTACTGAAAGTTTGAATGGACGTCGTCAACGACCTCCGGTGCGGGAAGGTTTAGATCTAAGGATAGCACCGGCGCCGCCGGCGACCTCTTAGGGGAATGATTAACCCTCGTAGTCGTATCGTCCATATTCGATGATGCAGCGATTTGACTGTTTGAAACCGGAGGTGGCCGGTGTCTTCTCATGTGACCGCCGAGAGCTTGTCCTGATAAGAACTCCGATCCACATATGGAGCATTCATGAACTTTTCCTTTACTGTTCTTGTGTCCTGTTAATGGCCGAGGAGATTTGTTGTGGCTTGTAATAATTTTGCTTTCAACTTCTGGTTGATCTTCTGCGGTTGATTCCGTTTTAACGGAAACGGATTTCCGATCTTCAACGCTAAGTTTAGGTTTCTTGTGGCTGGCTCTGTGTCCACCTAGGGCTTGGAACGACGGAAAAATACGGTTACAGGTTTTACACTCGTAGTAATTTTGGAAATCGGATTTTGCTCCGGCGGTGGTAGTTACCGTCTTCTCCGTTAACTTCCGATTCTTCAATTTCTCGTTCTTCTGACAATGGAGATCTGATTTCTTTTCCTTGGCCGGAGAAACACTTTGAGCCAACATAATCAAGCAATTCGCCatatcctcttcttcttcttcgtccgATGACATCGTCGGTGAACTACCAGTTGTGTAGTAACTGAACATGCAACCAGCACCGCCGTTATAGGAGCTAGAAGTTGTCTCAGGCGCCATACCAAGAGAGGAAcaaggcctctggtgctccgtaCGCTTTCCTGTGATGATTTGGTGGGCTCGATCATGACTTGTCCTCGCCGTGGATTTTTGCATAAAGCTCATTCGCCTGGTGACTGGTGTGGTGTGTGTGaaggttttagagagagaaggttGGTAGTGGTTATGAAAAGAGTGCATTGAATGAGCGAGGGCATTAGTTCTGTATATGTAACTTGCTGAAAAGTTTAACGTGAAAGGTCgtcatttttggtaaaaataattTGACATATACTATGATTCTATATAATTAATTATAGGCAAACTGTAATGATAGAAGGTTGTTTTCAGTAAATAAAAATTGCAGCAATTTTTATTATAGAAATCTGTGTTATAAAATGAGGTAATTTTAAGATTCAAACTTATATAATTATAACCgatatttttaaattttgtttcTACATAAAAataaatctactataataaatgaaatttttttttgtcacatgtcctcttcacttttatttggacacattaaaaatttttctacaatttttaaattttctatttttcacttgtcattttattgtatttttcattttatttaattaaaattccacatttaata containing:
- the LOC111901454 gene encoding zinc finger protein ZAT5; this translates as MHSFHNHYQPSLSKTFTHTTPVTRRMSFMQKSTARTSHDRAHQIITGKRTEHQRPCSSLGMAPETTSSSYNGGAGCMFSYYTTGSSPTMSSDEEEEEDMANCLIMLAQSVSPAKEKKSDLHCQKNEKLKNRKLTEKTVTTTAGAKSDFQNYYECKTCNRIFPSFQALGGHRASHKKPKLSVEDRKSVSVKTESTAEDQPEVESKIITSHNKSPRPLTGHKNSKGKVHECSICGSEFLSGQALGGHMRRHRPPPVSNSQIAASSNMDDTTTRVNHSPKRSPAAPVLSLDLNLPAPEVVDDVHSNFQYTANSPKQPLVFSVQALVDCHY